Below is a genomic region from Microbacterium esteraromaticum.
TCCGAGAAGGGCAGCAGGATGTCCCACAGCGCCTTCACCGCGCCCTCGCCGTAGCCGCGCTCCTTCATGCCGCCGGAGAAGCCCTCGTACTGCTTGTCGAGCTCGGACTTCTTCTTCTTTCCCATCGCACGGCGCAGGATGTCGGCCTGACCGAGGCTGAACCCCGCGACCTTCTGCGCGATCGCCATGACCTGCTCCTGATAGATGATCAGGCCGTACGACTCCTGCAGGATGTCGGCCAGGGGCTCTTCGAGCTCGGGATGGATGGGCGTGATCTCCTGCAGGCCGTTCTTGCGCAGCGCGTAGTTCGTGTGCGAGTTCGCGCCCATCGGACCGGGGCGGTACAACGCGATGAGGGCCGAGATGTCGCCGAAGTTGTCTGGCTTCATCAGCCGCATGAGCGAGCGCAGCGGCGGGCTGTCGAGCTGGAACACTCCGAGTGTGTCGCCGCGTGCGAGCAGATCGTAGACGGCCCGGTCGTCGAGGCCCAGGTGCTCGAGGTCGAGCTCCTCTCCCCTGTTGAGCCGGATGTTGTCGAGCGCGTCCGAGATGATCGTGAGGTTGCGCAGCCCGAGGAAGTCCATCTTGATCAGGCCGAGCGACTCGCACGACGGGTAGTCGAACTGCGTGACGATCTGGCCGTCCTGCTCGCGCTTCATGATGGGGATGATGTCGAGCAGCGGCTCGGACGACATGATCACGCCCGCGGCGTGCACACCCCACTGCCGCTTCAGCCCCTCGAGCCCCAGAGCCCGCTCGAAGACCGTCTTCGCCTCGGGATCGGTGTCGATCAGCGCGCGGAACTCGCTGGCCTCCTTGTACCGGGGGTGCGCACTGTCGTACATGCCGCTGAGCGGCATGTCCTTGCCCATCACGGCCGGCGGCATGGCCTTCGTCAGGCGGTCGCCCATGCTGAACGGGAATCCGAGCACGCGACCAGCGTCCTTCAGCGCCTGCTTGGACTTGATCGTGCCGTACGTGACGATCTGCGCGACGCGCTCGGAGCCGTACTTCTCGGTGACGTACTCGATGACCTCGCCGCGTCGACGGTCGTCGAAGTCGACGTCGAAGTCGGGCATCGACACGCGATCGGGGTTCAGGAAGCGCTCGAAGATGAGGCCGTGCTCGAGCGGATCCAGATCGGTGATCTTCATCGCGTAGGCGACCATCGATCCCGCGCCGGAACCACGGCCGGGCCCCACCCGGATGCCGTTGTCCTTGGCCCAGTTGATGAAGTCGGCGACCACGAGGAAGTAGCCGGGGAAGCCCATCTGCAGGATGACGCCGAGCTCGTACTCGGCCTGCTTGCGCACCTTGTCGGGGATGCCGCCCGGGTAGCGGTAGTGAAGCCCTGCCTCGACCTCCTTGACCAGCCAGCTGTCTTCGGTCTCGCCGTCGGGCACGGGGAACTTCGGCATGTAGTTGGCGGAGGTGTCGAACTCCACCTGGCAGCGCTCGGCGATCAGCAGCGTGTTGTCGCACGCCTCCGGGTGGTCGCGGAACAGCTGACGCATCTCCTGCGCTGTCTTGATGTAGTAGCCGTCGCCGTCGAACTTGAAGCGGTTCGGATCGTCCATGGTCGAGCCGGACTGCACGCACAGCAGCGCTTCGTGCGCATCGGCTTCGTGCTGGTGCGTGTAGTGCGAGTCGTTGGTGGCCACCAGCGGGATGTTCAGGTCTTTGGCCAGCCGGAGCAGGTCGGTCATCACACGTCGCTCGATGGAGAGCCCGTGGTCCATGATCTCGGCGAAGAAGTTCTCCTTGCCGAAGATGTCCTGGAACTCGGCGGCCGCGG
It encodes:
- the dnaE gene encoding DNA polymerase III subunit alpha; translation: MASDSFVHLHVHSEYSMLDGAAKIAAMTQAAADYGMPAIAVTDHGNTFAAFEFYNAAKNAGIKPIIGLEAYMTPGTHRSDKTRVAWGSPDQKSDDVSGSGAYTHMTMWSETTQGMHNLFRISSRSSMEGYYFKPRMDRELLQTYGKGLIATTGCPSGEVQTRLRLGQYDAARAAAAEFQDIFGKENFFAEIMDHGLSIERRVMTDLLRLAKDLNIPLVATNDSHYTHQHEADAHEALLCVQSGSTMDDPNRFKFDGDGYYIKTAQEMRQLFRDHPEACDNTLLIAERCQVEFDTSANYMPKFPVPDGETEDSWLVKEVEAGLHYRYPGGIPDKVRKQAEYELGVILQMGFPGYFLVVADFINWAKDNGIRVGPGRGSGAGSMVAYAMKITDLDPLEHGLIFERFLNPDRVSMPDFDVDFDDRRRGEVIEYVTEKYGSERVAQIVTYGTIKSKQALKDAGRVLGFPFSMGDRLTKAMPPAVMGKDMPLSGMYDSAHPRYKEASEFRALIDTDPEAKTVFERALGLEGLKRQWGVHAAGVIMSSEPLLDIIPIMKREQDGQIVTQFDYPSCESLGLIKMDFLGLRNLTIISDALDNIRLNRGEELDLEHLGLDDRAVYDLLARGDTLGVFQLDSPPLRSLMRLMKPDNFGDISALIALYRPGPMGANSHTNYALRKNGLQEITPIHPELEEPLADILQESYGLIIYQEQVMAIAQKVAGFSLGQADILRRAMGKKKKSELDKQYEGFSGGMKERGYGEGAVKALWDILLPFSDYAFNKAHSAAYGLVSYWTAYLKAHYPAEYMAALLTSVGDSKDKMALYLNECRRMGIRVLPPDVSESINFFAAVGEDIRFGLGAVRNVGSNVVDGIVASRKDGAFTSFHDFLGKVPLHVANKRTVESLIKAGAFDSMGDTRRALMEIHEDAVEAAVDRKRNEAQGAIGFDFDSLYDDMEEAPPAKVPDRPEWIKKDKLAFEREMLGLYVSDHPLAGLEVPLAKHASISISDLLTSEDLQDGDQVTVAGLVTSVQHRVAKASGNPYGMITVEDFNGEVTVMFMGKTYTEFQHTLQQDAILAVRGRVSRRDDGLNLHAQSAFAPDVGSFDAAGPLSLLVAEQRATERVMNDLADVLRRHAGETEVLLRVHRGGSAKVFEVPMPVTVSADLFGDLKSLLGPSCLG